From a single Gemmatimonadota bacterium genomic region:
- a CDS encoding DUF5989 family protein: MAQQSLFRDLWEFLRVRKKWWLLPVLMVLVLLGVVLVFAQGSALAPFIYTIF; this comes from the coding sequence ATGGCTCAGCAGTCTCTGTTCCGCGACCTCTGGGAGTTCCTGCGCGTTCGCAAGAAGTGGTGGCTCCTTCCCGTGCTGATGGTGCTCGTGTTGCTGGGCGTGGTGTTGGTGTTCGCCCAGGGCTCCGCGCTCGCACCGTTCATCTACACCATCTTCTGA
- a CDS encoding SGNH/GDSL hydrolase family protein: MTAPTQHRRFRSLLLNLLLLGATTVVALALAEGALRFSRRTTPSEEVGGRKLEPDTLYGWVKKKDYVGRRTSTEFDVEERFNSRRIRGPEYPLAKPEGEYRILLLGDSFAEGYTVEFEQVLSEVMKRRLNERTDFPVQVINAGTAGWSTDQELLWLQQEGLAYEPDLVVLLFYINDIVSNASNRYWRGYKPYYAAVDGEAGPTLELRGVPVPGADPPEEGPEAGDPTAAPAPPPSTTGLRGWLLAHSMLYRDMSRLVKTSEPLFRVARALRLTKESEPLRLAPPGEWAPWRNEPEPRMERAWRMSRLLIEGVQEEARKGGAEFLFVHAPSREAIHAWSWENAQAMFHFDPEEWTPGAEEDVLRTICQEDGMPCLFLREPFELAMAEGGAAQGQDLYWRWDRHWNVLGNRVAGESIADRIFETILTHGSPTAEPARAAALTAMPLTPSAPRRAASARHRGPDGGQRDARRRPLPSW; encoded by the coding sequence ATGACGGCTCCAACGCAACACCGGCGTTTCCGGTCGCTACTTCTCAATCTCCTGCTTCTGGGCGCCACCACGGTGGTGGCCCTGGCGCTGGCGGAGGGTGCGCTCCGCTTCTCCCGCCGCACCACGCCCTCCGAGGAGGTCGGAGGCCGCAAGCTGGAGCCCGACACGCTGTACGGTTGGGTCAAGAAGAAGGACTATGTGGGGCGGCGTACCTCGACGGAGTTCGACGTGGAAGAGCGCTTCAACTCCCGTCGCATCCGCGGCCCCGAGTACCCACTGGCCAAGCCCGAGGGAGAGTACAGGATCCTCCTCCTGGGCGACTCCTTCGCCGAAGGCTACACCGTCGAGTTCGAGCAGGTCTTGAGCGAGGTCATGAAGCGCCGCCTCAACGAGCGTACGGACTTCCCCGTTCAGGTCATCAATGCGGGTACGGCCGGATGGTCGACGGACCAGGAGTTGCTGTGGCTGCAGCAGGAAGGCCTCGCCTACGAACCGGACCTGGTCGTCCTGCTGTTCTATATCAACGACATCGTCTCCAATGCCAGCAACCGCTACTGGCGGGGCTACAAGCCCTACTACGCGGCGGTCGATGGCGAGGCGGGGCCGACGCTGGAGCTTCGCGGTGTCCCCGTTCCAGGGGCAGATCCTCCCGAAGAGGGCCCCGAAGCGGGGGATCCCACCGCGGCTCCGGCGCCACCGCCGAGCACGACCGGGCTGCGTGGTTGGTTGCTCGCGCACTCGATGCTCTACCGCGACATGAGCCGCCTGGTGAAGACCAGCGAACCGTTGTTTCGGGTGGCGCGTGCGCTGCGGCTGACCAAGGAGTCGGAGCCCCTGCGCCTCGCTCCCCCTGGCGAGTGGGCACCCTGGCGCAACGAGCCGGAGCCGCGCATGGAGCGCGCCTGGCGCATGAGTCGGCTGTTGATCGAGGGCGTGCAGGAGGAGGCCCGCAAGGGCGGGGCCGAGTTCCTATTTGTCCATGCCCCCTCACGCGAGGCGATCCACGCGTGGTCCTGGGAGAACGCACAGGCCATGTTCCACTTCGATCCCGAGGAGTGGACGCCGGGTGCCGAAGAGGACGTGCTTCGCACCATCTGTCAGGAAGACGGCATGCCATGTCTCTTCCTGCGAGAGCCGTTCGAGCTGGCCATGGCGGAGGGCGGTGCAGCGCAGGGACAGGACCTGTACTGGCGCTGGGACCGTCACTGGAACGTGCTTGGCAACCGCGTGGCCGGTGAGTCGATCGCCGATCGGATCTTCGAGACCATCCTCACGCACGGGTCACCCACGGCGGAGCCGGCCCGCGCGGCGGCGCTGACCGCGATGCCGCTCACGCCCTCAGCGCCGCGCAGAGCCGCGTCAGCGCGGCATCGAGGTCCGGACGGAGGGCAGCGAGACGCACGTCGGCGTCCGCTGCCCAGCTGGTGA
- a CDS encoding SRPBCC domain-containing protein, with protein sequence MTNESHWQDEREVRIDATPEQVWAAWAEPTHVANWFSDEAHGTLSPGSELVHVFHGHGEHRYRVVSVDAPRSLVLEGEMDGLAFRQEVRIERSGGSTVLRLVHSGFGVVDPDSEITQGIDSGWTMALALLKQYVERYFGQAKASVSLFRSEAFEYARLLEHFYTSAHGLGQWLTDGQEPIHAAGRVRLQLRPAARLSGNVLTKTAHEVSVSWEEIDGALELKAFGAGPQARTLGLRVTSWAADADVRLAALRPDLDAALTRLCAALRA encoded by the coding sequence ATGACGAACGAGTCCCACTGGCAGGACGAACGCGAGGTCCGGATCGACGCCACGCCCGAGCAGGTATGGGCCGCGTGGGCCGAGCCCACGCACGTGGCCAACTGGTTTTCCGACGAAGCGCACGGCACGCTCTCGCCCGGCTCCGAGCTCGTGCATGTATTCCACGGCCACGGCGAACATCGGTATCGGGTGGTCTCCGTGGATGCTCCTCGTTCGCTCGTGCTCGAAGGAGAGATGGACGGGCTCGCCTTCCGGCAGGAGGTGCGGATCGAGCGCTCCGGGGGCTCCACCGTCCTCCGGCTGGTGCACTCCGGGTTCGGCGTCGTCGACCCTGATTCGGAGATCACGCAGGGGATCGACTCCGGTTGGACCATGGCCCTGGCGCTCCTGAAGCAGTACGTGGAGCGCTACTTCGGCCAGGCCAAGGCGTCGGTCAGCCTCTTTCGATCCGAGGCGTTCGAATACGCCCGCCTCCTCGAGCACTTCTACACGAGCGCCCACGGTTTGGGGCAGTGGCTCACCGACGGCCAGGAGCCGATCCACGCCGCAGGGAGGGTGCGCCTCCAGCTTCGTCCGGCCGCCCGCTTGAGCGGCAACGTCCTCACGAAGACCGCACACGAAGTCTCCGTCTCCTGGGAGGAAATCGACGGCGCCCTCGAGTTGAAGGCGTTCGGCGCGGGGCCACAGGCGCGCACGTTGGGCCTGCGAGTCACCAGCTGGGCAGCGGACGCCGACGTGCGTCTCGCTGCCCTCCGTCCGGACCTCGATGCCGCGCTGACGCGGCTCTGCGCGGCGCTGAGGGCGTGA
- a CDS encoding winged helix-turn-helix domain-containing protein: protein MSTRPDPLGFIGDPDTAVTLLKEPRRRILDLARSPISTVEMAERLGETRQRIGYHVRQLVQVGLLEETEGTRRGAMVEKQYSATADAFTLSPELLGPLAARLESSADRESVTHLLGAVHQVQTDLAGVLEHTSAGTRVPTLTLSTELRFQSAAQRGAFAEALVNALTQVVGAHSGPFQNSDGAAASGDPFRLTLTLHPTVP, encoded by the coding sequence ATGAGCACGCGTCCTGACCCCCTGGGCTTCATTGGCGACCCCGACACCGCCGTCACCCTCCTGAAGGAGCCGCGCCGGCGCATCCTCGACCTGGCCCGCTCGCCCATCAGCACCGTGGAAATGGCCGAGCGCCTCGGCGAGACCCGGCAGCGCATCGGCTACCACGTGCGGCAGTTGGTGCAGGTGGGATTGCTGGAGGAGACGGAAGGCACCCGCCGGGGCGCCATGGTCGAAAAGCAGTACAGCGCCACGGCCGACGCCTTCACACTCTCGCCCGAGTTGTTGGGACCCCTGGCCGCACGGCTGGAGAGCTCGGCGGACCGCGAGAGCGTCACCCACTTGCTCGGTGCCGTTCATCAGGTGCAGACCGACCTGGCCGGCGTGCTCGAGCACACCTCGGCCGGAACGCGCGTCCCTACGCTGACCCTCTCCACCGAGCTGCGCTTCCAGAGCGCCGCCCAACGTGGTGCCTTCGCCGAGGCGCTCGTGAACGCGCTCACGCAGGTGGTGGGTGCCCACAGTGGGCCCTTTCAGAACTCCGACGGCGCGGCCGCCTCCGGCGACCCGTTCCGGCTCACGCTCACCTTGCACCCGACGGTCCCATGA
- the uvrA gene encoding excinuclease ABC subunit UvrA has protein sequence MEDAIRIRGARQHNLKNLDLDLPHRTVTVVTGPSGSGKSSLALDTLFAEGQRRYVESLSTYAKQFLERVEKPQVDRIEGLAPAVAIEQKNPTKSSRSTVGTATEVYDYLRLLWARVGVTHCPACDRVITPDTPASVAERLLALPRGTRVVLGFPLAISAKVRHDTLVQNLLAMGFVRVHAGQQILDLTTADAADPAVLGIDLSEVPEPIVVVDRLKAGSADRARVVDSVQTAFTEGEGEAIALVERGESLRFTERFRCPQHPDLSFLDPTPRLFSFNNPYGSCPKCTGFGATLEYDPALIVPNPARSIAEGAVDPWEKPRYDKERDRLRRYARSQGVSVNTPWERLTQRFKKAVLYGAEGFEGVVPFLHSREAKRYKQYIRVFLRQYQTPRTCPACKGTRLRPEALRVRVGGLSIAEASERVVEELGGWLRDLKLEGMAAAVATTILRELHARLAFLNDVGLGYLTLARQMRTLSGGEAQRIHLANSLGASLVDTLYVLDEPTIGLHPRDTSALLDLLTRLRAAGNTVLMVEHDSEAIRRADHVVELGPASGERGGQLVFQGTPEELESADTVTGRFLSGRSAVDVPERRRPVRHAVIELNGARLHNVDGIDVVFPVGARTVVTGVSGSGKSTLVHDIFYRALERELSDGDTSAKQHLGEVVGEYEKLRGLQHVHEAVLVDQSPIGRTPRSNPVTYIGAWSEIRRILSEQPLARQRGYQAKDFSFNLEGGRCEECKGAGQVEVEMIFMADVFVPCDACGGSRFKREIRDVRYRGLDVSRILDLTVDEAIRFFLKEDRLGETMWHLQQVGLGYLRLGQPAPTLSGGEAQRLKIARELAGSGGRKNQRRLYLLDEPTTGLSGDDVKKLLRVLDRLVDAGHTVVVIEHNLDVIKTADWVIDLGPGAGARGGQLVAMGRPEDIAGVPESVTGRYLAAVLPTGARSA, from the coding sequence ATGGAAGACGCGATTCGCATCCGGGGTGCTCGGCAGCACAACCTCAAGAACCTGGACCTCGATCTCCCCCATCGGACGGTGACCGTGGTCACGGGGCCGAGTGGATCGGGCAAGTCCTCGCTCGCGCTCGACACCCTCTTCGCCGAGGGGCAACGGCGCTACGTCGAGTCGCTGTCGACCTACGCGAAGCAATTCCTGGAGCGGGTGGAAAAGCCGCAGGTCGATCGGATCGAGGGTCTGGCGCCCGCGGTCGCCATCGAACAGAAGAACCCCACCAAGAGCAGTCGCTCCACCGTCGGTACCGCCACCGAAGTCTACGACTACCTGCGGCTGTTGTGGGCGCGCGTGGGCGTGACGCACTGCCCGGCCTGCGACCGCGTGATCACACCGGACACGCCGGCCTCCGTAGCCGAGCGGCTCCTGGCCCTTCCCCGGGGAACCCGCGTGGTCCTGGGGTTTCCGCTCGCGATCAGCGCCAAGGTGCGCCACGACACACTGGTCCAGAACCTCCTCGCGATGGGGTTTGTGCGTGTGCACGCCGGACAGCAGATCCTCGACCTCACCACTGCCGATGCCGCGGATCCCGCGGTGTTGGGGATCGATCTGAGCGAGGTCCCGGAACCGATCGTCGTGGTGGACCGTCTCAAAGCCGGATCGGCGGATCGGGCGCGTGTGGTCGACTCGGTGCAGACCGCGTTCACGGAGGGCGAGGGCGAAGCCATCGCGCTCGTCGAAAGGGGAGAGAGTCTGCGCTTCACCGAGCGCTTCCGCTGCCCCCAGCATCCGGATCTGAGCTTCCTCGACCCGACGCCCCGACTCTTTTCCTTCAACAACCCCTACGGGTCGTGTCCCAAGTGTACCGGCTTCGGCGCCACGCTCGAGTACGATCCCGCCCTGATCGTTCCCAACCCCGCCCGCTCCATCGCTGAAGGAGCCGTCGACCCCTGGGAGAAGCCTCGCTACGACAAGGAGCGGGACCGGTTGCGCCGCTACGCTCGCTCCCAGGGGGTGTCCGTGAACACGCCTTGGGAGCGTCTGACCCAGCGCTTCAAGAAGGCGGTGCTGTACGGTGCGGAGGGATTCGAGGGCGTGGTTCCTTTCCTCCATTCCCGCGAGGCGAAGCGCTACAAGCAATACATCCGCGTCTTCCTGCGGCAGTATCAGACGCCGCGCACGTGTCCCGCCTGCAAGGGGACGCGGCTGCGTCCGGAAGCGCTGCGCGTGCGCGTGGGTGGCCTGAGCATCGCCGAAGCGTCGGAGCGGGTCGTCGAGGAACTCGGTGGCTGGCTCCGCGACCTGAAGTTGGAGGGGATGGCCGCCGCAGTGGCGACGACCATCCTACGGGAGTTGCACGCCCGACTCGCGTTCCTGAACGACGTCGGCCTCGGCTACCTCACGCTCGCTCGGCAGATGCGCACGCTCTCCGGCGGCGAAGCCCAGCGCATCCATCTCGCGAACTCGCTGGGCGCCAGCCTGGTGGACACGCTGTACGTGCTCGACGAGCCGACGATCGGCCTGCATCCGCGCGACACCTCCGCGCTGCTGGACCTGCTGACGCGCCTGCGCGCGGCGGGCAACACGGTGCTGATGGTCGAGCACGACAGTGAGGCGATCCGCCGGGCCGATCACGTGGTGGAGCTCGGTCCGGCCTCGGGCGAGCGGGGCGGGCAGCTGGTGTTCCAGGGCACGCCGGAGGAGCTGGAGTCCGCGGATACCGTGACCGGCCGTTTTCTCTCGGGTCGCAGCGCCGTCGACGTGCCGGAGCGCCGACGCCCGGTCAGGCATGCCGTCATCGAGCTCAACGGGGCGCGCCTGCACAACGTCGACGGGATCGACGTGGTCTTTCCGGTCGGCGCCCGCACGGTCGTCACGGGAGTGTCGGGTTCGGGGAAGTCGACCCTGGTGCACGACATCTTCTACCGCGCGCTGGAGCGGGAGCTCAGCGATGGCGACACCTCGGCCAAGCAGCATCTGGGCGAGGTGGTGGGTGAGTACGAGAAGCTGCGCGGCCTCCAGCACGTGCACGAGGCGGTGCTGGTGGATCAATCACCCATCGGCCGCACTCCACGCTCCAACCCCGTCACCTACATCGGGGCATGGTCCGAAATCCGGCGGATCCTCTCGGAGCAGCCCCTCGCGCGCCAGCGCGGATACCAGGCCAAGGACTTCTCCTTCAACCTGGAAGGGGGCCGCTGCGAGGAGTGCAAGGGTGCGGGCCAGGTGGAGGTCGAGATGATCTTCATGGCCGATGTGTTCGTTCCCTGTGACGCGTGTGGTGGGAGTCGCTTCAAGCGCGAGATCCGGGACGTGCGCTACCGTGGCCTGGACGTGTCGCGGATCCTCGACCTCACGGTCGATGAGGCCATCCGCTTCTTCCTGAAGGAGGACCGGCTCGGCGAGACGATGTGGCACCTGCAGCAAGTGGGGCTGGGGTACCTCCGGCTCGGTCAGCCGGCGCCCACTCTGTCCGGGGGCGAGGCGCAGCGACTCAAGATCGCGCGGGAGTTGGCGGGTTCCGGCGGGCGCAAGAACCAGCGTCGGCTGTACCTCCTGGACGAGCCCACCACCGGCCTGTCCGGTGACGACGTGAAGAAGCTGCTGCGTGTGCTCGACCGGCTCGTCGACGCCGGGCACACCGTAGTGGTGATCGAACACAATCTGGATGTGATCAAGACCGCCGACTGGGTGATCGATCTCGGTCCCGGAGCCGGTGCGCGGGGCGGGCAGTTGGTAGCCATGGGGCGCCCCGAGGACATCGCCGGTGTTCCCGAGAGCGTGACCGGTCGTTACCTGGCAGCGGTCCTTCCCACGGGAGCTCGCTCAGCATGA
- a CDS encoding glycosyltransferase → MPAVSVLLPVRDGAPHLDAALRSILDQSLVDFELIVVDDGSRDATPRILAAAAALDARIRVVRTEPLGIAAALERARSEATGAYLARMDADDIAPPDRLARQRAHLDAHPHIALCGTAVRYFPRELLKDGRIKYEAWLNSLTTADEIEKDLFVECPLAHPTFMARASAVERAGGYREGPWPEDYDLLLRLWEQGGRFARVEGEPLLWRDHPGRLSRVDQRYWIDGFRRLKVEVLARTHLREGRPVVIWGAGPTGKAFAKELSALGIGVKAFVEVDPRKIGQTVHEAPVIAPKDLAAYAGAFCLAAVAGAAARAEIRDTLRRLGWIELEDFLAVA, encoded by the coding sequence ATGCCGGCTGTCTCCGTCCTGCTCCCCGTCCGCGACGGCGCCCCCCATCTGGACGCTGCGCTGCGCTCCATCCTGGACCAGTCCCTCGTCGACTTCGAGCTGATCGTGGTCGACGACGGATCCCGCGACGCCACGCCCCGCATCCTGGCCGCTGCGGCCGCGCTGGACGCGCGCATCCGCGTGGTCCGAACGGAGCCCCTCGGCATCGCGGCTGCCTTGGAGCGAGCCCGTTCCGAAGCCACCGGTGCGTATCTGGCGCGCATGGATGCGGACGACATCGCGCCGCCGGACCGTCTCGCCCGACAGCGTGCGCATCTCGACGCACATCCGCACATCGCGCTCTGTGGCACCGCCGTCCGCTACTTCCCCCGTGAGTTGCTCAAGGACGGGCGGATCAAGTACGAAGCCTGGCTCAACTCCCTGACCACGGCAGACGAGATCGAGAAGGACCTGTTCGTCGAGTGTCCTCTGGCCCATCCGACCTTCATGGCGCGCGCTTCCGCCGTGGAGCGTGCGGGAGGATACCGCGAAGGCCCCTGGCCCGAGGACTACGATCTGCTCCTGCGCCTGTGGGAGCAGGGAGGGCGCTTCGCCCGCGTCGAGGGAGAGCCGCTACTGTGGCGAGACCACCCGGGACGCCTCTCCCGCGTCGATCAGCGGTACTGGATCGACGGCTTTCGTCGCTTGAAGGTCGAGGTTCTGGCGCGCACCCATCTGCGAGAGGGTCGCCCCGTCGTGATCTGGGGGGCCGGACCCACTGGAAAGGCCTTTGCCAAGGAACTCTCCGCGCTGGGGATCGGCGTGAAGGCCTTCGTCGAGGTGGATCCACGCAAGATCGGGCAAACCGTCCATGAAGCGCCCGTGATCGCCCCCAAGGACCTGGCGGCCTACGCCGGGGCGTTCTGCCTGGCCGCGGTCGCCGGCGCGGCGGCCCGCGCGGAGATCCGGGACACCCTGCGCCGCCTGGGCTGGATCGAGCTCGAGGACTTCCTGGCCGTCGCCTGA
- the gyrA gene encoding DNA gyrase subunit A translates to MSENGENENELVENGSAGGPRVLERLLEDEMRDSFIDYSMSVIVQRALPDVRDGLKPVHRRILYAMSDLGLGPGRPHKKSATVVGEVLGKYHPHGDSAVYDSLVRMVQEFSLRYPLIDGQGNFGSIDGDSAAAYRYTEARLTRLATELLEDIEKRTVTFAPNFDGRLEEPTVLPSKAPNLLINGSSGIAVGMATNIPPHNLREVVAATTALIDNPELPHAELLRLIPGPDFPTGGIIMGRRGIQEAYSEGRGRIVIRARVGKEETPQGRERIIITEVPFMVNKSRLVEQIAQLVRDKRIEGIADLRDESDRDGIRVVVELKRDAIYDIVLNKLFKHTQMQSTFGTILLALVDGVPKVMGLREILLHFIDHRHEVVVRRTEHDLEKAKDREHILEGLKIAVDNIDEVVAIIRASQDTEQAAARLQERFGLSERQAAAILDMRLARLTGLEMEKLDQELVEVRTQIAELERILGSRDVRMGLIKDELADVAKRFGDDRRTEITDWVGDLDMEDLIADEEMVITVTRQGYIKRLPIDTYRAQRRGGRGLQGMGTKEEDWVEHLFVGSSHDYLMVFTRAGQCYWIKVWQLPEAGRHSRGKPIVNLLEMRDDEAIAAVVPVRDFSDDRYLFFCTRNGQIKKTALSAYGNVRAVGLNAMNVREGDELIDVHITSGEDQIILATRDGMAIRFDEQDTRPMGRATEGVRGIALRDDDRVVGMVVVSKGAEEPTLLVATESGMGKRSSVDEYRLQGRGGYGVINIKTSTKTGKVVSIKAVEPGNQVMIITRGGVVNRQRVDEIRVIGRATQGVRLVNLDEGDSVVDVARLVVEDEDEDEAGGELAEGMEVTAEAPAAEGEASGSPETEEE, encoded by the coding sequence ATGAGCGAGAACGGCGAGAACGAAAACGAGTTGGTCGAGAACGGCTCGGCCGGCGGTCCGCGGGTCCTCGAACGGCTCCTCGAAGACGAGATGCGCGATTCGTTCATCGACTACTCGATGAGCGTCATCGTCCAGAGGGCCCTTCCGGACGTTCGCGACGGGCTGAAGCCGGTCCACCGCCGCATCCTGTACGCGATGTCGGATCTGGGCCTGGGCCCCGGGCGCCCCCACAAGAAGAGCGCGACGGTGGTCGGTGAGGTGCTCGGCAAGTACCACCCCCACGGAGACTCGGCGGTCTACGACTCGCTCGTCCGCATGGTGCAGGAGTTCTCCCTGCGGTACCCGCTCATCGATGGCCAGGGGAACTTCGGGTCCATCGACGGAGACTCCGCAGCCGCCTACCGCTATACGGAAGCTCGCCTGACCCGGTTGGCGACCGAGCTGCTGGAGGACATCGAGAAGCGTACGGTCACCTTCGCGCCGAACTTCGACGGACGGCTGGAGGAGCCGACGGTTCTGCCCTCCAAGGCGCCCAACCTGCTCATCAACGGCAGCTCGGGCATCGCGGTGGGCATGGCCACCAACATCCCACCCCACAACCTCCGCGAGGTCGTGGCCGCCACCACCGCCCTCATCGACAATCCGGAGCTTCCCCACGCCGAGCTCCTGCGCCTGATTCCCGGCCCCGATTTCCCCACCGGGGGGATCATCATGGGCCGGCGCGGCATCCAGGAGGCGTACTCGGAGGGTCGCGGGCGCATCGTGATCCGCGCGCGGGTCGGCAAGGAGGAGACACCGCAGGGGCGGGAGCGGATCATCATCACCGAAGTCCCCTTCATGGTGAACAAGTCGCGCCTGGTGGAGCAGATCGCCCAGTTGGTGCGCGACAAGCGGATCGAAGGCATCGCCGATCTGCGCGACGAATCGGATCGCGACGGCATTCGTGTGGTGGTGGAGCTCAAGCGCGACGCCATCTACGACATCGTGCTGAACAAGCTGTTCAAGCACACCCAGATGCAGTCCACGTTCGGGACCATCCTGCTGGCGCTGGTGGACGGCGTGCCCAAGGTCATGGGGCTGCGCGAGATCCTGCTCCACTTCATCGACCACCGTCACGAAGTCGTGGTGCGACGGACCGAGCACGATCTGGAGAAGGCCAAGGATCGGGAGCACATCCTGGAAGGCCTCAAGATCGCCGTCGACAACATCGACGAGGTCGTGGCCATCATCCGGGCATCGCAGGATACGGAGCAGGCAGCGGCGCGGCTGCAGGAGCGGTTCGGGCTTTCCGAGCGGCAAGCGGCGGCGATCCTGGACATGCGCCTGGCGCGCCTGACGGGCCTGGAGATGGAGAAGCTGGACCAGGAGTTGGTCGAGGTCCGGACGCAGATCGCCGAGCTCGAGCGCATCCTGGGAAGCCGCGACGTGCGCATGGGGCTGATCAAGGACGAACTGGCCGACGTGGCCAAGCGCTTCGGCGACGATCGGCGTACCGAGATCACCGACTGGGTCGGCGATCTGGACATGGAGGACCTGATCGCCGATGAGGAAATGGTGATCACGGTCACGCGTCAGGGCTACATCAAGCGCCTGCCTATCGACACCTATCGAGCCCAACGCCGAGGTGGGCGCGGTCTGCAGGGCATGGGCACCAAGGAGGAGGACTGGGTCGAGCATCTGTTCGTCGGCTCCAGTCACGACTACCTGATGGTGTTCACCCGTGCGGGCCAGTGCTACTGGATCAAGGTGTGGCAGCTCCCCGAGGCGGGGCGCCACTCCCGTGGCAAACCCATCGTCAACCTGCTGGAGATGCGGGACGACGAGGCCATCGCCGCGGTGGTTCCCGTGCGAGACTTCAGCGACGATCGCTACCTGTTCTTCTGCACGCGCAACGGTCAGATCAAGAAGACCGCGCTTTCGGCGTACGGGAATGTGCGGGCCGTGGGTCTCAACGCCATGAACGTGCGTGAGGGCGACGAGCTGATCGACGTGCACATCACGTCCGGAGAGGACCAGATCATTCTGGCCACGAGGGACGGGATGGCCATTCGTTTCGACGAGCAGGACACCCGACCCATGGGCCGCGCGACCGAAGGCGTGCGCGGCATCGCCCTCCGTGACGACGACCGCGTCGTCGGCATGGTGGTGGTGTCCAAGGGCGCAGAGGAACCCACGTTGCTCGTGGCGACCGAGAGCGGCATGGGCAAGCGCAGCAGCGTCGACGAATACCGGCTGCAGGGCCGCGGCGGATATGGTGTGATCAACATCAAGACCTCGACCAAGACGGGGAAGGTGGTCTCCATCAAGGCCGTGGAGCCCGGGAATCAGGTGATGATCATCACCCGGGGCGGCGTGGTGAACCGTCAGCGCGTGGACGAGATCCGCGTCATCGGCCGGGCCACCCAGGGGGTCCGACTCGTCAACCTGGACGAGGGAGACTCCGTGGTGGATGTGGCTCGTCTGGTCGTGGAGGACGAAGACGAGGACGAAGCGGGCGGTGAGTTGGCGGAGGGCATGGAGGTGACTGCCGAGGCGCCGGCCGCGGAGGGTGAAGCCTCCGGGTCCCCGGAGACGGAGGAGGAATGA
- a CDS encoding threonine/serine dehydratase, producing the protein MTSETSVLVGLEDVRAAAERLRGVVERTPLLHSETLSEEVGAEVRLKCESLQRAGAFKIRGAYNFLSKLSTEELQRGVITYSSGNHAQAVALAARLLGTRAVVVMPITAPAIKRTGAARLGAEVILEGTTSLERRDRALQIQAEQDLTMVPPFDHPDIIAGQGTVGLEIVEEWPDVDVVLVCVGGGGLASGCGVSLRALKPEATLYAVEPTGAAALRAALDAGEPVTLPRIDTIADGLAPVRAGDLTFRHIRALYDDVVLVEDHEIRAAASVLLTRVKLVVEFSGAAGVAALRSGRLPLAGRRVAVVLSGGNLDPSLLSQLS; encoded by the coding sequence ATGACGTCCGAGACCAGCGTGCTGGTCGGCTTGGAGGACGTGCGGGCCGCCGCGGAGCGTCTGAGGGGGGTGGTCGAACGCACGCCGCTTCTGCATTCGGAGACCCTGTCCGAAGAGGTCGGGGCAGAAGTGCGCTTGAAGTGCGAGTCCCTGCAGCGGGCCGGCGCCTTCAAGATCCGCGGTGCCTACAACTTCCTCTCCAAGCTCTCCACGGAGGAACTGCAGCGCGGGGTGATCACCTACTCCTCGGGGAATCACGCGCAGGCGGTGGCGCTGGCCGCCCGACTTCTGGGTACGCGCGCCGTGGTCGTGATGCCGATCACCGCTCCTGCCATCAAGCGCACCGGCGCAGCCCGCCTGGGGGCAGAGGTGATCCTGGAAGGCACCACCTCCCTGGAGCGGCGCGACCGGGCCCTGCAGATCCAAGCCGAGCAGGATCTCACCATGGTGCCTCCCTTCGACCATCCCGACATCATCGCCGGGCAGGGCACGGTAGGGCTGGAGATCGTCGAGGAATGGCCGGACGTCGATGTGGTGCTCGTCTGTGTGGGAGGAGGAGGCCTGGCCTCCGGGTGCGGGGTGTCCCTGCGTGCCCTCAAGCCCGAGGCGACGCTCTATGCGGTGGAGCCCACGGGGGCCGCGGCGCTCCGTGCCGCGCTGGATGCGGGTGAGCCGGTCACCCTCCCACGGATCGATACGATCGCGGACGGGCTGGCTCCCGTTCGGGCCGGAGATCTGACCTTCCGTCACATCCGAGCCCTGTATGACGACGTGGTCCTGGTGGAGGACCACGAGATCCGGGCTGCGGCCTCGGTCTTGCTGACCCGAGTCAAGCTGGTGGTGGAGTTTTCTGGGGCCGCGGGCGTGGCTGCGCTCCGCTCGGGCCGGCTACCCCTCGCCGGACGGCGTGTCGCCGTGGTCCTGAGCGGCGGCAACCTCGATCCCTCGCTGCTGTCCCAGCTCTCCTGA